One stretch of Sinorhizobium fredii DNA includes these proteins:
- a CDS encoding ABC transporter permease — MGEGCAAALPANAWNWIAVWRRNYLAWKKVALASILGNLADPMIYLFGLGLGLGLVVGRVDGTSYVAFLAGGMVATSAMTAATFETIYAAFARMNAQRTWEGILYTQMTLGDIVLGELAWAASKAFLAGTGIMIVATVLGYATWPSVLYALPVIVLTGFAFASLAMVVTSLAPSYDYFIFYQTLVLTPMLFLCGAVFPITQLPQTFQQVAQFLPLSHAIDLIRPAMLGRPAGSIGLHMGALCLYTILPFFLSAALFRRRLMS, encoded by the coding sequence ATGGGTGAAGGTTGTGCCGCGGCTCTGCCCGCCAACGCTTGGAACTGGATCGCGGTATGGCGACGCAACTATCTGGCCTGGAAGAAGGTAGCACTTGCGTCAATTCTCGGGAACCTGGCCGACCCTATGATCTACCTGTTCGGCCTCGGCCTTGGCCTCGGACTTGTTGTAGGTCGCGTCGACGGCACGTCTTACGTTGCGTTCCTTGCAGGCGGCATGGTGGCGACAAGCGCGATGACGGCTGCGACATTCGAGACGATTTACGCGGCTTTTGCGCGGATGAACGCCCAGCGAACCTGGGAAGGGATCCTCTACACACAAATGACACTCGGCGACATCGTTCTCGGTGAGTTGGCATGGGCAGCCAGCAAGGCGTTTCTCGCCGGTACGGGTATCATGATTGTCGCCACCGTGCTGGGCTATGCGACCTGGCCGTCCGTCCTTTATGCGCTACCGGTCATCGTGCTCACTGGATTTGCCTTCGCGAGCCTGGCGATGGTGGTCACGTCGCTTGCGCCCAGCTACGACTACTTCATTTTCTACCAGACGCTCGTCCTCACACCAATGCTGTTCTTGTGCGGCGCGGTGTTTCCGATCACGCAGCTGCCCCAGACCTTTCAGCAGGTAGCGCAATTCTTGCCGCTATCGCATGCAATCGACCTCATACGTCCGGCAATGCTTGGCCGCCCCGCGGGCAGCATAGGCCTGCATATGGGCGCGCTTTGCCTCTACACAATCTTGCCGTTCTTTCTGTCGGCGGCACTGTTTCGTCGGCGCCTGATGTCTTGA
- a CDS encoding sulfotransferase domain-containing protein: MTHTAPAPQPFAILGMPRTGTHYLEELLNEHANVLSNGELLNTYDANWPDKDRLLRSDRELLELAYLRFPTRSDKKVTHVGCKINEPQFQERPSFFNELARWPGLKVILLSRRNTLESLRSLVQARQSRQWLKFSSDDDTAPPPRVNLSIASCEDYFRAADEFHARVADSFASSRLLEIEYEKLLREPTACLETAWRFLGVPALQLSGSGTLQRLEQRPLDDTVENFEELRRHFAGGPYARFFELDDALMPEG; the protein is encoded by the coding sequence ATGACCCATACCGCACCGGCGCCTCAGCCATTTGCGATCCTTGGAATGCCGAGAACTGGAACGCACTACCTTGAAGAGTTGCTGAATGAGCATGCGAACGTGTTGAGCAACGGTGAGCTCCTTAACACGTATGACGCGAATTGGCCCGATAAGGATCGCCTGCTACGCAGCGATCGCGAGCTTCTGGAACTCGCTTATCTGCGATTTCCCACGCGGAGCGACAAGAAGGTCACGCATGTTGGATGCAAGATCAACGAACCGCAGTTTCAGGAACGTCCAAGCTTTTTCAACGAGCTGGCGCGTTGGCCAGGGCTCAAGGTCATCCTTTTGTCTCGCAGGAACACCTTGGAGTCGCTGCGTTCGCTGGTGCAGGCAAGGCAAAGCCGCCAATGGCTGAAATTCAGTTCGGATGACGATACGGCTCCGCCGCCACGCGTCAACTTGTCGATCGCCTCCTGCGAGGACTACTTCAGGGCCGCTGATGAGTTTCATGCTCGCGTCGCGGACTCCTTCGCTTCGAGCAGGTTGCTTGAGATCGAGTACGAGAAACTTCTGCGTGAACCTACCGCATGCCTGGAAACGGCCTGGCGATTTCTGGGCGTTCCTGCGTTGCAACTTTCAGGCAGTGGTACCCTTCAGCGCCTGGAACAGCGGCCGCTGGACGACACGGTAGAAAATTTCGAAGAGTTGCGGCGTCATTTCGCAGGCGGACCTTACGCGAGATTCTTCGAGCTTGACGACGCATTGATGCCGGAGGGGTAA
- the nifB gene encoding nitrogenase cofactor biosynthesis protein NifB — translation MSPPMISLKSLTSTTTMNQLLATAKSTACAASSCGSSAKPHDVEPTVWEKIKDHPCYSEEAHHYFARMHVAVAPACNIQCNYCNRKYDCANESRPGVVSEKLTPDQALRKVVAVANEVPQLSVLGIAGPGDACYDWKKTKATFERVAREIPDIKLCLSTNGLALPDHVGELADMNVDHVTITINMVDPRVGAKIYPWIFHDHRRFTGLEAARILHERQMLGLEMLTARGILTKVNSVMIPGVNDEHLLEVNRWVKDRGAFLHNVMPLISDPAHGTHYGLTGQRGPRATELKALQDRLDGGAKLMRHCRQCRADAVGLLGEDRGGEFTLDQIPDEVSYDASKREAYREVVARERGDHVAAKKEAIGVIKAAGSNGSLHFAVATKGGGRINEHFGHAKEFQVYEASASGINFVGHRKVEQYCRGGWGEEHALETAIAALEGIDIVLCAKIGHCPKDQLRDAGIRAIDDYGYDYIETAISALYAEESGAEPLTATA, via the coding sequence ATGTCCCCACCGATGATTTCGCTCAAGAGTCTGACCAGCACCACGACCATGAACCAGCTGCTGGCCACCGCGAAGTCCACTGCTTGCGCCGCGTCATCGTGCGGTTCGTCCGCAAAGCCGCACGACGTCGAGCCGACTGTCTGGGAGAAGATCAAGGATCATCCCTGCTACTCAGAAGAAGCGCACCATTATTTCGCGCGCATGCACGTCGCGGTCGCACCAGCCTGCAATATCCAGTGCAATTACTGCAATCGTAAATATGACTGCGCCAACGAAAGCCGGCCTGGGGTCGTCTCGGAAAAGCTGACGCCTGACCAGGCGCTCAGAAAGGTCGTTGCGGTCGCCAATGAAGTCCCGCAGCTTTCCGTGCTCGGTATCGCCGGACCAGGCGATGCCTGTTATGACTGGAAGAAGACAAAGGCGACATTTGAACGCGTGGCCCGGGAGATCCCCGATATCAAGCTGTGTCTTTCAACCAACGGTCTAGCGCTGCCGGACCATGTCGGCGAGCTTGCCGACATGAATGTTGATCACGTGACGATCACCATCAACATGGTCGATCCAAGAGTCGGCGCGAAGATATACCCATGGATTTTTCATGACCACCGCCGCTTCACCGGGCTGGAAGCCGCCAGAATCCTGCATGAGCGGCAGATGCTGGGTCTGGAGATGCTGACGGCGCGCGGCATCCTCACCAAGGTCAATTCGGTGATGATCCCCGGTGTCAACGACGAGCACCTGCTTGAGGTGAACAGATGGGTCAAGGATCGCGGTGCGTTCCTGCACAACGTGATGCCGCTGATCTCCGACCCGGCGCATGGCACGCATTATGGCCTGACCGGGCAGCGCGGCCCGCGGGCGACCGAACTGAAGGCGCTTCAAGATCGTCTCGATGGGGGTGCGAAGCTGATGCGCCATTGTCGGCAGTGCCGGGCCGATGCAGTCGGCCTGCTCGGCGAGGATCGCGGCGGCGAATTTACCCTCGATCAGATCCCGGATGAGGTCAGCTACGACGCCAGCAAGCGCGAGGCCTATCGTGAGGTGGTCGCGCGCGAGCGAGGCGATCACGTGGCTGCCAAGAAGGAGGCGATCGGAGTGATCAAAGCGGCGGGCTCCAACGGATCGCTTCATTTCGCAGTGGCAACGAAGGGCGGCGGCCGAATCAACGAACACTTCGGACATGCAAAGGAATTCCAGGTCTATGAAGCCTCGGCGAGCGGTATCAACTTCGTCGGGCATCGCAAGGTAGAGCAGTATTGCCGCGGCGGCTGGGGTGAGGAGCATGCGCTCGAGACCGCCATCGCCGCGCTCGAAGGCATAGATATCGTCCTGTGCGCCAAAATCGGACATTGCCCCAAAGATCAGCTCAGGGATGCTGGTATCCGAGCAATTGACGATTATGGCTATGACTACATCGAGACGGCCATCAGCGCACTTTATGCCGAAGAGTCTGGGGCCGAACCACTGACGGCCACTGCTTGA
- a CDS encoding NADP(H)-dependent aldo-keto reductase, giving the protein MQLRELGRSGLKISVLGLGTMSWGEQNNEAEAHAQMDAALDAGINFVDSAEMYPVPPRLETHGLTERYIGSWIRKTGRRQDIVLATKAVGPARVGKANLPYVRDGRVSYTRANLFEAVDASLRRLETDYIDLFQLHWPDRSTNVFQLLDYQYELDDDTVPILETLEALSTLVESGRVRHIGLCNETAWGLARFLHHAEAQGLARVISTQNPYNLLNLDFEYGLAEMALREQVGLLAYSPLAMGTLTGKYLGGHRPTGSRLNLFGRFFRYSNERAQHAALAYTSLFREHGIDPVHGALSFVRGRPFVATTLIGATSVQQLQHNIASLEVNLSREVLDGIQSIYQRYGTTGP; this is encoded by the coding sequence ATGCAGCTTCGCGAACTTGGCCGCAGCGGTCTGAAGATAAGCGTGCTTGGCCTGGGCACAATGAGCTGGGGAGAGCAGAATAACGAAGCGGAGGCGCACGCGCAGATGGACGCGGCCCTCGATGCCGGCATAAACTTTGTCGATAGCGCAGAGATGTACCCCGTGCCGCCCCGCCTGGAGACGCATGGCCTGACGGAGCGTTACATCGGCAGCTGGATACGAAAGACCGGCCGCAGGCAGGACATTGTGCTCGCAACAAAAGCCGTCGGGCCTGCTCGGGTAGGAAAAGCGAACCTACCTTATGTGCGCGACGGCCGGGTCAGCTACACTCGCGCCAATCTGTTCGAGGCCGTGGACGCCAGTCTCCGAAGGCTTGAGACGGATTATATCGATCTCTTCCAGCTGCATTGGCCAGATCGTAGCACCAACGTCTTCCAGCTGCTCGACTACCAGTACGAGCTGGACGACGATACTGTTCCGATCCTGGAGACGCTGGAAGCGTTGAGCACGCTCGTCGAGAGCGGCCGCGTCCGTCACATCGGGCTCTGCAACGAGACAGCTTGGGGCCTTGCGCGCTTCCTGCATCACGCGGAAGCACAAGGGTTGGCGCGCGTGATAAGCACCCAGAATCCCTACAATCTGCTCAACCTGGATTTCGAATATGGTCTCGCCGAGATGGCTCTGCGCGAACAGGTGGGGCTCCTCGCCTATTCGCCGCTCGCTATGGGCACGCTGACCGGGAAATACCTGGGGGGCCACCGGCCAACTGGCTCGCGGCTGAACTTGTTCGGACGGTTCTTCCGCTACAGCAACGAGAGGGCTCAGCACGCGGCGCTCGCATATACGTCGCTCTTCCGTGAACATGGCATCGATCCAGTGCACGGTGCGTTGTCGTTCGTCAGAGGCCGGCCATTCGTGGCAACGACCCTGATAGGGGCCACCTCCGTGCAGCAGTTGCAGCACAACATCGCCAGCCTGGAAGTCAACCTGTCACGCGAAGTCCTGGATGGTATCCAATCGATCTATCAGCGCTATGGAACGACAGGGCCATGA
- the nodD1 gene encoding transcriptional regulator NodD1, producing MRFKGLDLNLLVALDALMAERNLTAAARTINLSQPAMSAAVGRLRTYFNDDLFTMVGRELVPTPRAERLAPAVREALLNIQISIISWDPFCPAQSDRCFKVILSDYAALVFFEKVVKRVAREAPGVCFELLPLADNYDECLRRGEADFLIFPELFMSRAHPKATLFEETLVCVGCRSNKQLSERLTFERYMSMGHVVVKFGNARTPSIEEWYLLEHGLKRHIEVVVQGFSMVPFMLSGTERIATMPLRLVNQLAKTIPLQIVELPLPMPAFNQAVQWPALHNSDQASLWMRDVLFQEASRMPSPREVMRRFRFP from the coding sequence ATGCGGTTCAAGGGCCTTGATCTAAATCTCCTCGTCGCACTCGACGCCCTGATGGCTGAGCGTAATCTCACGGCGGCGGCACGCACCATCAACCTGAGCCAGCCTGCCATGAGCGCGGCTGTCGGCAGGTTGCGCACCTATTTCAATGACGATCTTTTTACCATGGTTGGCCGCGAACTCGTTCCGACCCCGCGTGCCGAACGGCTCGCGCCCGCAGTGCGCGAGGCCCTGCTGAACATCCAAATCTCCATCATCTCCTGGGACCCGTTTTGCCCGGCCCAATCGGATCGCTGCTTCAAGGTCATTCTCTCCGATTACGCCGCGCTCGTCTTTTTTGAGAAGGTCGTGAAGCGTGTCGCCCGGGAGGCGCCCGGCGTCTGCTTCGAGTTGCTGCCTCTCGCCGACAACTACGATGAATGCCTGCGGCGCGGTGAGGCCGATTTTCTCATCTTTCCGGAATTGTTCATGTCGCGCGCGCATCCTAAGGCGACCCTGTTCGAGGAAACTCTCGTGTGCGTAGGCTGCCGCTCGAACAAGCAGCTGTCAGAGCGACTTACATTCGAGAGATACATGTCGATGGGGCACGTTGTGGTGAAGTTCGGGAATGCCCGGACGCCTTCCATTGAGGAATGGTATTTGCTTGAGCACGGGCTTAAGAGACATATCGAGGTTGTCGTGCAGGGCTTTAGCATGGTTCCGTTCATGCTTTCAGGGACCGAGCGCATAGCGACGATGCCCTTACGCCTTGTCAATCAGCTCGCAAAAACTATTCCCCTGCAGATCGTAGAACTTCCGCTACCAATGCCCGCATTCAACCAGGCCGTCCAATGGCCGGCGCTTCACAATAGCGATCAGGCAAGCCTCTGGATGCGAGACGTGTTATTTCAGGAGGCATCCCGCATGCCCTCTCCACGTGAGGTCATGAGACGTTTCAGATTTCCCTAA
- a CDS encoding nitrogen fixation protein NifZ — translation MDLSREQEVEIRKPPLFMPGERVRATRHVKNDGTYPGKTIGENLVRKGDEGYVRDIGTFLQQFYIYAVEWIDRGTVVGMRARELTSTEKAATVVSEGTAR, via the coding sequence ATGGACCTTTCACGCGAACAGGAGGTCGAGATCCGCAAGCCGCCACTTTTCATGCCCGGTGAGCGGGTCCGTGCTACACGCCACGTAAAAAATGACGGCACCTATCCCGGCAAAACCATCGGTGAAAACCTGGTGCGGAAAGGCGACGAAGGCTATGTGCGCGACATCGGTACCTTTCTCCAGCAGTTCTACATCTATGCCGTCGAATGGATCGATCGCGGCACCGTTGTCGGCATGCGCGCGCGTGAACTGACGAGCACTGAGAAAGCCGCCACCGTTGTCAGCGAAGGAACAGCAAGATGA
- the cysD gene encoding sulfate adenylyltransferase subunit CysD, with product MSLANLRRLEAEAIHVLREVVATFSNPVVLYSIGKDSSVLLHLAMKAFFPAKPPFPFLHVDTTWKFREMIEFRDRMARERDFKLLVHVNQDGVEQGINPFTHGSNLHTHVMKTMALRQALEKYGFDAALAGARRDEEKSRAKERMFSIRNAQHGWDPKRQRPEMWKTYNTRVGAGETMRVFPLSNWTEFDIWQYIHQENIPIVPLYFAARRPVVSRGGMLIMVDDSRMPLEPGEEVVERMVRFRTLGCYPLTGAIDSEAATVPHIVREIMTVRTSERHSRLIDTDEVAAMEKKKREGYF from the coding sequence ATGTCCCTTGCCAACCTTCGGAGACTTGAAGCCGAAGCCATTCATGTCCTTCGAGAAGTAGTCGCGACGTTTTCGAACCCGGTTGTCCTTTACTCGATCGGGAAGGACTCGTCCGTTCTCCTGCATCTGGCGATGAAGGCGTTCTTTCCGGCAAAGCCGCCCTTTCCCTTCCTGCACGTGGACACAACGTGGAAGTTCCGGGAAATGATCGAGTTTCGCGATAGGATGGCGCGAGAACGCGACTTCAAACTTCTCGTCCATGTCAACCAGGACGGCGTCGAGCAGGGTATCAATCCCTTTACGCATGGGTCCAACCTGCACACCCACGTCATGAAGACTATGGCGCTGAGGCAGGCCCTCGAGAAATACGGCTTCGACGCGGCTTTGGCGGGAGCGCGGCGGGACGAGGAGAAGTCGCGGGCCAAGGAACGCATGTTCTCGATCCGCAACGCCCAGCACGGCTGGGACCCGAAGCGCCAGCGGCCGGAGATGTGGAAGACCTACAACACCCGCGTCGGTGCCGGTGAGACGATGCGGGTGTTCCCGCTCTCCAATTGGACCGAGTTCGATATCTGGCAATACATCCATCAGGAGAATATCCCGATCGTGCCGCTCTACTTCGCGGCGCGCCGGCCGGTGGTGAGCCGCGGCGGCATGCTGATCATGGTCGACGACAGCCGCATGCCGCTTGAACCCGGCGAAGAGGTCGTGGAGCGGATGGTCCGCTTCCGTACGCTCGGTTGTTACCCACTGACCGGCGCGATCGACTCCGAGGCTGCCACGGTTCCGCACATCGTGCGGGAGATCATGACGGTGCGCACGTCGGAGCGGCACAGTCGCCTGATCGACACTGACGAAGTCGCGGCGATGGAAAAGAAGAAGCGCGAGGGGTACTTCTGA
- a CDS encoding SIR2 family NAD-dependent protein deacylase — translation MNTIVTTDRFLLVRNSDAEKRLHLLKEALAADTVVPYLGPGLLRLSSAGPTVPHEPKAVAAALNTRAPAPSRIRTNMWSVAQFIEQRRHRRTLQTWMADIFAPPVAPTILHAWLATLPLSLIIDSWYDATMRAALAETGRTDVVEIQGVTRATGYDDIWTKAYDLSGREIGMGSAAKTVLYTPHGSVRPAANFLVSDSDYVEVLTEIDIQTPIPEVVKERRTNRGFFFVGCRFNDQMLRTYARQIMKRSNGPRFAVLDAAALTNNERRFLAASAITLIDMPTGEAAARLVG, via the coding sequence ATGAACACCATCGTGACCACCGACCGTTTCCTTTTGGTGCGCAACAGCGATGCGGAAAAGCGGCTTCACCTGCTGAAGGAAGCGCTCGCCGCCGATACGGTCGTTCCCTATCTCGGTCCGGGTCTTCTAAGGCTCAGCTCTGCGGGGCCGACTGTACCGCACGAGCCGAAAGCCGTCGCGGCGGCACTCAACACGCGGGCGCCAGCCCCTTCCAGAATACGCACCAATATGTGGTCGGTCGCGCAATTCATCGAACAGCGCCGGCATCGCCGGACGCTTCAAACCTGGATGGCCGATATATTCGCTCCGCCGGTGGCGCCGACCATTCTGCATGCCTGGCTCGCAACGCTACCCCTCTCCCTCATCATCGATAGCTGGTACGACGCGACGATGCGGGCGGCCCTTGCTGAGACCGGCCGAACGGACGTGGTTGAGATACAAGGCGTCACTAGGGCAACCGGATACGACGACATCTGGACGAAAGCCTACGATTTGTCCGGGAGGGAAATCGGAATGGGATCAGCGGCAAAGACGGTTCTCTACACGCCGCACGGCAGCGTCAGGCCGGCGGCAAATTTTCTCGTCTCGGATTCCGACTATGTTGAAGTCCTGACCGAGATCGATATTCAGACGCCGATCCCTGAAGTGGTGAAGGAGCGGCGCACCAACAGGGGCTTCTTCTTCGTCGGCTGCCGCTTCAACGACCAGATGCTGCGCACCTACGCCCGACAGATCATGAAGCGCTCCAACGGCCCACGTTTTGCGGTGCTCGATGCGGCAGCGCTGACCAACAACGAACGCCGTTTCCTTGCAGCAAGCGCGATTACGCTCATCGACATGCCGACTGGCGAGGCTGCGGCTCGGCTTGTCGGATGA
- a CDS encoding 4Fe-4S binding protein yields the protein MAFRIIASQCTQCGACEFECPSGAIKFKGEAYVIDPNKCTECKGTFELQQCAFVCPVPKTCVPVPA from the coding sequence ATGGCCTTCAGGATCATCGCATCCCAATGCACCCAGTGCGGCGCCTGCGAGTTCGAATGTCCCTCCGGCGCGATCAAGTTCAAGGGCGAGGCCTACGTGATCGATCCGAACAAGTGCACCGAATGCAAGGGCACTTTCGAGCTGCAGCAATGTGCCTTCGTATGTCCAGTGCCCAAGACCTGCGTTCCCGTTCCGGCATAG
- the cysN gene encoding sulfate adenylyltransferase subunit CysN produces the protein MSYMPSMPPHDIEAQLAEHDNKSILRFITCGSVDDGKSTLIGRLLYDAKLVFEDQLANLRRVGAANGNEIDLALLLDGLEAEREQGITIDVAYRYFATSRRKFIVADTPGHEEYTRNMVTGASTAELAVILVDSRQGLLQQTRRHSYIASLLGIRHVVLAVNKIDLVEFRQQVFDEIATDYLAFARELGFASIQPIPISARYGDNVISASVNTPWYKGLALLEYLETVDLDPPAKERPFRFPVQLVMRPNADFRGYAGQVASGHISVGDPVVIAKSGQRSTVKEIVTYAGNREAAGEGEAVTLVLADEVDVSRGNMLVPAAAQPYVADQFQAHVIWLDESPMFPGRSYILRTETDSVNATVTTLKHQVNINSLVREAAKSLQMNEIGVCNISTQSPIAFDAYKDNRATGNFIFVDRVTNATVGAGMIDFPLRRADNVHWHVLDVNKSARSAMKNQRPAVLWFTGLSGSGKSTIANTLDRILHARGKHTYLLDGDNVRHGLNRDLGFTDGDRVENIRRVAEVAKLMADAGLIVLVSFISPFRDERRMARELMEEGEFIEIFVDTPIDECARRDPKGLYEKAFAGKIANFTGVSSLYEAPENPDLHLKTVEEDRVALALKIEAFLDQWMEEK, from the coding sequence ATGTCGTATATGCCGTCGATGCCGCCGCATGACATTGAGGCGCAACTGGCCGAGCACGACAACAAATCGATCCTTCGGTTCATCACCTGCGGCTCCGTCGACGACGGCAAGTCGACGCTGATCGGGCGTTTGCTCTACGACGCAAAGCTGGTCTTCGAGGATCAATTGGCCAATCTCCGACGCGTCGGGGCGGCGAACGGCAATGAGATCGACCTGGCGCTGCTTCTCGACGGCCTTGAGGCGGAGCGCGAACAGGGCATCACCATCGACGTCGCCTACCGCTATTTCGCCACGTCGAGACGCAAATTCATCGTCGCCGACACGCCCGGCCACGAGGAATATACCCGCAACATGGTAACCGGCGCTTCGACGGCCGAGTTGGCCGTCATCCTCGTCGACAGCCGCCAGGGCCTTCTCCAGCAGACCCGGCGCCATTCCTATATCGCCTCGCTGCTCGGCATCCGCCACGTCGTGCTGGCGGTCAACAAGATCGATCTCGTCGAGTTCCGCCAGCAGGTCTTCGACGAGATCGCAACCGACTATCTGGCCTTTGCCAGGGAACTCGGCTTTGCCAGCATCCAGCCGATCCCGATCTCGGCGCGCTATGGCGACAATGTAATCTCGGCCTCGGTGAACACGCCGTGGTACAAGGGGCTCGCACTCCTCGAATACCTGGAAACAGTGGATCTCGACCCACCCGCAAAGGAGCGGCCGTTCCGGTTTCCAGTCCAACTGGTGATGCGGCCGAACGCGGACTTTCGCGGCTATGCGGGTCAGGTTGCGTCGGGCCATATCTCCGTCGGCGATCCAGTGGTCATTGCCAAATCCGGCCAGCGATCCACAGTCAAGGAGATCGTGACCTATGCCGGGAACCGCGAGGCGGCAGGGGAGGGAGAGGCCGTGACACTCGTCCTTGCCGACGAGGTCGATGTCTCGCGCGGCAACATGCTGGTCCCCGCTGCCGCGCAGCCGTACGTGGCCGACCAGTTCCAGGCGCATGTGATCTGGTTGGATGAAAGTCCGATGTTCCCGGGGCGGAGCTACATCCTCAGGACCGAAACCGACAGCGTCAACGCAACGGTGACCACGCTCAAGCATCAGGTGAACATCAACAGCCTCGTCCGCGAAGCCGCGAAATCGCTACAGATGAACGAGATCGGCGTCTGCAACATCTCGACGCAGTCACCCATCGCCTTCGACGCCTACAAGGACAACAGGGCGACAGGCAACTTCATTTTCGTCGACCGTGTGACAAACGCAACCGTCGGCGCCGGCATGATCGACTTCCCGCTCCGCCGCGCCGACAACGTCCATTGGCATGTGCTCGATGTGAACAAAAGCGCGCGCAGCGCAATGAAGAACCAGCGTCCTGCCGTGCTCTGGTTTACCGGGCTTTCCGGTTCCGGCAAGTCGACGATCGCCAATACGCTCGACCGAATCCTGCATGCCCGCGGCAAGCACACCTATCTGCTCGATGGCGACAATGTGCGCCATGGGCTCAATCGGGATCTGGGCTTTACCGACGGGGATCGCGTCGAGAACATTCGCCGCGTAGCGGAGGTGGCGAAGCTTATGGCCGATGCCGGCCTGATCGTTCTCGTCTCATTCATCTCGCCATTCCGCGATGAGCGGCGCATGGCGCGCGAATTGATGGAAGAGGGCGAGTTCATCGAGATCTTTGTCGACACGCCGATCGACGAGTGCGCGCGCCGCGATCCGAAGGGGCTCTATGAGAAGGCTTTTGCGGGAAAAATCGCAAATTTCACCGGCGTCTCCTCACTCTATGAAGCGCCGGAAAATCCGGACCTGCATCTGAAGACGGTCGAAGAGGACCGGGTCGCCCTTGCGCTCAAGATCGAGGCATTCCTCGACCAATGGATGGAGGAGAAATGA
- a CDS encoding YybH family protein: MKPREMVEEWIRRFNRRDAVAVAELYREDALHLPAKQRSVEGRSAIQKMFEEDFAVAGMTCVPEVIYEIGGSAVLEWRDPSGRRGCGVFAVRESRISFAYWDERASVRMQNLPIQ; this comes from the coding sequence ATGAAGCCGCGTGAAATGGTCGAAGAGTGGATTAGACGCTTCAACAGGCGTGATGCGGTCGCCGTCGCAGAACTATATCGGGAAGATGCCCTGCACCTTCCAGCAAAGCAGCGTTCTGTCGAAGGTCGCTCTGCAATCCAGAAAATGTTTGAGGAGGATTTCGCGGTCGCGGGAATGACCTGCGTTCCAGAGGTCATATACGAAATAGGTGGTAGCGCAGTACTCGAATGGCGCGATCCATCCGGCCGGCGAGGATGTGGCGTCTTCGCTGTGCGCGAAAGTCGCATCTCCTTTGCGTACTGGGACGAACGTGCATCCGTTCGGATGCAAAATCTTCCGATCCAATGA
- the nifT gene encoding putative nitrogen fixation protein NifT yields MKVMIRRTSAGLSAYVPKKDLEEPIVKVENEDLWGGAVTLKNGWRLALPDLPRDTRLPITVDARRIFDDD; encoded by the coding sequence ATGAAGGTAATGATCCGCAGAACCAGCGCCGGCTTGTCGGCCTATGTTCCTAAGAAGGATCTCGAGGAGCCGATCGTCAAGGTCGAAAATGAAGACCTGTGGGGCGGGGCTGTAACGCTCAAGAACGGCTGGCGGCTCGCCCTCCCTGACCTGCCGCGCGATACGCGTCTGCCGATCACCGTCGACGCCAGGAGGATTTTCGACGACGACTGA